In Schizosaccharomyces osmophilus chromosome 1, complete sequence, the genomic window ATCGAAAGGCATGCGTTTTAATTTCTCATTTTTAAGGCATTGAGTTGGTATGACCGCGGAAATCGAAAACGAAAGACTTACTGCAGCTAATCTATTAGTTATTATAAATATTGTTGCTGAAatgtttaccaaaaaattgtaatttCATTACATTCACATTAggtcccttttttttgcttcctgtTACTTGTCGAGGAACGTCTCACAAAAAGGGAAATGAGAAAAGCATTTCCAAGCATGAATTTACGTTCAacatatcaaaaaataaataaagagaaaaaaaatgaaaagcctacagcaccctggattcccatgttgtctccaatcgtagtactaacgaggcGAGGCCCTCAGACGTTTTCacttaactgcagtgatcggacgggaactggtgttttcacctaggtgtggccgtagacatTGATTCGCTTTGTAAAAGCAATAAGAGCAATTCGTCTTGTTGTAGTTGATGGTCTTTAGCGTTGTGTGTTGGCCTGATGTCCTTTAAAATCCAATTCTACTCAGCTCTACCTTTGGTTATTTTTCAGGGCTGAATGAAAAATGCTTTgttcaattacaaaattgaTAAAGTGCAACACTTGGgatgaaaacaaactgTTTTTCCCTTCTCTATTGATTCACGTTGTGCTAGGCCACCACCACCTAGGAAAGCTGGACTAATAAAGTTGGAATATGCGAGAACACTCGTTACTCTTTATCatacaaaagaggaataaatgatttttctaGAGATATCGAGAATGACGAGTGAAGCtgtagtaaacaaaagaattcaaggaataaaaaagcagaaaatggcattttcttattcagattgaaaagaaagaactaaAACATGACGTGAGAGATGAATAAACTACACGGAACTTCGAGGAATCCCCAAGTGGTGGCAAGCTGGCCATGCCAGCAGCATCTAGAAAGTACTAGGGCTCTTAAGAAATGTTTGACCCATCGTTGTGTTCAGGTATAAATAGGAGTGAAGTAGGGTCGATTCGACAACATtgacaaaagaagaacaagagTTAATTTTatagtttattttcaagTGTGAAAACAAGCGCTATTTACAATGTCTCTTCAACCTTTCTTCGAGTTGCATCCTTTCCAAGACGTCTTTTCTGACTTTTTGAGTTATTCTCCTCGTGTCCAACGCCAAAATCGTGTTGGCGATTTGTCACCGGCAATTGATGTTCACGAAGGAAAAGATACCGTCGAAGTGGATGTAGAACTTCCTGGTgtcaaaaagcaagacgTACAAGTTCATtatgatgaaggaaaatTGACGATTTCTGGTGAATCTGTGAACGAGCGCAAGAGCGAAGGCGACAAgggaaaccaaagatggTCGGAACGTCGCTTTGGTTCCTTTTCTCGAACAATCGCCATTCCAAACAAGGTAGATGCCGATCGTATTGAAGCTCAATTCAACCACGGTATTTTAAGCGTTGTCTTGCCCAAGATTGAGGAATCTCGCTCCAAGAAGCAAATCGCCATTAATTAAGCTAAAGGGCTTCTAGCGGTAAATGAGTTTATGATGATATGAATATAATGAGAATTTTTAATGgccttttttaataaaataatgtttaaatgaaaatttatcaaaattaCAAAGGTACTCAGTTCAATATTGTTTATATTAAGTAGCACGGCGATAAAAACAATGTAAGTTTACAAGTCTCCAATCTAAGTATTTTAGTCGTTGCATGCTTTTCCAACGTAGTTTAATTCTCGGTCTATGAACATATATCGAATGGAAATTGATAACTGAAAACTGCAAAGCTGTTTAACTGTTTTACTGACCATGTTATTTTCGAGGACTACGTGTATATATGCTAATGTATTGGAAGATGTcgtttaataaaataaaaaagtcaaaacTGCTTTATTGAATCACACCAGTCGAATCTTCGAATTTGAAGACTTTAGCTACGGAATCATAGAATATCtagctttttttctcaGACTAACCAACGTATATGATATCTTTAAACATGGATATGAGAATGAAACTTTTGAGTTAAATTTAGAAATCATAGTAGACCTATTCCTTGAAATTATTCAAGGACAAAATGGTTTCTATTTCAATAGTACGCTATTGTTTTTAAATGGCTTGAATTGTTTCTTGCACCGCCTTATTAACGCCGTTTCTTGTAGAGTAAAACACTATACGCCGTTTATTTTGTCTTTCAGAAAGCTAATATCTTTACTACATCTTTTCAATATTCTGCAAATAAAATGGTAATCAATTAATAATACGAATTAAATTTCTTATAAAATATTAGGAAAAATCTATTCGAAGCATCGTCCGGCATATTACTGACGAGGACATTATAAAACGAATGTATTAGTTCAAACAGCAGAATCTTCACTTCGGAAGACGATAAATGGGAACGTTTTTAGCAATATAAAGAATAACTCAATTTAGatataagaaagaaaaaactcgCAGGTTCAAATTATCCAAGAGTAGTTGATCGATCTTATACGTTCATTGTTCATGTAGGcgataaaataaaaaagcttttcatgccagaaaaagaaaggaaaaattaaGAAACCATAAAGTAAACATTATGCTAATAAACAGtcatttcaaaagatgaCTCAATATGCTTGAAAAGCGCCTTCAAAGTCAACGAAACCCagataaaagaaactcGTTATCTCCCAAGGACTCTAATCCGACGGCATTACGAAGACGCTCCTTTAACTTTATCGTCTCATTTGGCCCATACTGAATTCCATAGCCGTCAAGATAACGAGTACATTGATCTTTTGTCAAGTTCTCGATATCCTCAATTGAATGAATCTGGGGCAGATCAAAGTCTGGTTCTTGGCCATTTACAAATGGAACGACATCAATAGACTTCCCCAAGGATCTCAACTGTATGTTGTGCAATCTATAGTATCGATACTCCTGCTTGCTCAGTTT contains:
- a CDS encoding hsp16-like protein, which gives rise to MSLQPFFELHPFQDVFSDFLSYSPRVQRQNRVGDLSPAIDVHEGKDTVEVDVELPGVKKQDVQVHYDEGKLTISGESVNERKSEGDKGNQRWSERRFGSFSRTIAIPNKVDADRIEAQFNHGILSVVLPKIEESRSKKQIAIN